In Brachypodium distachyon strain Bd21 chromosome 2, Brachypodium_distachyon_v3.0, whole genome shotgun sequence, one genomic interval encodes:
- the LOC100838277 gene encoding phosphatidylinositol 4-phosphate 5-kinase 6-like: MPDKPIDQIDEHTTLKHLDLNFIFRLGGSRFQDLCRQVDRDCELLEQERIMGYSLFVGIHFKDRCHEVGDGITKDQRQKVKASGFFKVSFGNLFLYELKGVSLCSA; this comes from the exons ATGCCCGACAAACCTATCGATCAAATCGATGAGCACACCACTTTGAAGCATCTTGATCTCAATTTCATTTTCCGGTTAGGCGGATCCCGGTTCCAGGACTTGTGCAG GCAAGTGGACAGAGATTGCGAGTTGCTGGAGCAAGAGAGGATCATGGGTTACAGTCTTTTCGTCGGCATTCACTTCAAGGATCGATGTCATGAG GTTGGTGATGGCATAACAAAAGATCAGAGGCAGAAAGTGAAAGCTTCAGGTTTCTTCAAAGTTTCTTTTGGTAACTTGTTTCTTTATGAGCTCAAAGGTGTTTCCCTTTGCTCGGCATGA
- the LOC100838886 gene encoding palmitoyl-acyl carrier protein thioesterase, chloroplastic — MANNSVSSIVCNSRVLIRCSSSSGRGQQSVAAVRVNGAAHRTPLQVGTALETSIHVSIAELQAPPTVVDDDDGCSRRQNIPTEKQDEDPFRQALIVEGGVRYRQTVVVRSYEVGPDKTATLETLLNLLQETALNHVWMSGLLGDGFGATHGMIKNSLIWVVSRMQVQVDRYPIWGEVLEIETWVGSSGKNGMRRDWLIRRRSSGDVFVRATSTWVMMNKVTRRLSKMPEEVRGEISPWFIDSHAIQEEVTDSIVKLDSSAKYVDSGLKPKRSDLDMNQHVNNVKYVRWMLETIPDQFVRHHQLSSIILEYRKECGISDVVQSICEPDQDSISPEENVTMVRGPSLLPEIINGHHSLAGALHKWPTKYTHLLQLKAGDGYGEIVRGRTTWKKKL; from the exons ATGGCCAACAACAGCGTGTCGAGTATCGTGTGCAACTCGCGCGTGCTCATCAGgtgctcctcgtcgtcggggAGGGGCCAGCAGAGCGTGGCGGCCGTGAGGGTGAATGGGGCGGCGCACCGCACGCCGCTGCAGGTGGGGACGGCGCTGGAGACGTCCATCCACGTGTCGATAGCAGAGCTGCAGGCGCCGCCCACggtcgtcgacgacgacgatggctGCAGCCGGCGGCAGAACATCCCGACGGAGAAGCAGGACGAGGACCCGTTCCGGCAGGCGCTGATCGTGGAGGGCGGCGTGCGGTACCGGCAGACCGTGGTGGTGCGCTCGTACGAGGTCGGCCCAGACAAAACGGCCACGCTCGAGACCCTGCTGAACCTTCTCcag GAGACTGCACTGAACCACGTGTGGATGTCGGGTCTCCTCGGCGACGGCTTCGGCGCGACGCACGGGATGATCAAGAACAGCCTCATCTGGGTCGTCTCCCGGATGCAAGTCCAAGTCGATCGCTACCCCATATG GGGAGAGGTGCTGGAGATCGAGACGTGGGTGGGCTCTTCGGGGAAGAACGGCATGCGGCGCGACTGGCtcatccgccgccgcagctccgGCGACGTCTTCGTCCGAGCAACGAGCACCTGGGTGATGATGAACAAGGTCACCAGGAGGCTGTCCAAGATGCCCGAGGAGGTCAGGGGAGAGATCTCGCCGTGGTTCATCGACTCGCACGCCATCCAGGAGGAGGTGACCGACAGCATTGTCAAACTCGACAGTAGCGCCAAATACGTCGACTCTGGCTTGAAG CCCAAGCGCAGTGATTTGGATATGAACCAACACGTCAATAACGTCAAATACGTACGGTGGATGCTCGAG ACTATCCCCGATCAGTTCGTGCGGCACCATCAGCTTAGCAGCATCATCCTAGAGTACAGGAAGGAGTGTGGGATCTCCGATGTTGTGCAGTCTATTTGCGAACCAGACCAGGACTCGATTTCACCGGAAGAAAACGTTACCATGGTGAGGGGACCCTCACTTTTGCCAGAAATCATCAATGGCCACCACAGCTTGGCTGGTGCACTTCACAAATGGCCAACGAAGTACACACATCTTCTGCAATTGAAAGCAGGTGATGGGTATGGCGAGATTGTAAGGGGTAGAACCACGTGGAAGAAAAAGTTATAA
- the LOC100829699 gene encoding lisH domain and HEAT repeat-containing protein KIAA1468: MDVAGAAGAAEERWASLCNCVVNFLLEERYHLTALELLQELQEDGRHAQTLRLRSFFSDPALFPPDQVARASSAPAGADPQNLLEEKIAAEEKLALTDYDLRLAKEDLSCLKTELQKRQESSPDNTNGSPSDAFTHEEFNQQDKREVKVSALGPLKDNERKDLNCAVKEYLLLAGYRLAAMTLIEEVPDQDLDVWTNSSACVPDALRRYYYQYLSSTTEAAEEKISILRENEALRKDSKRLCAEKDSLMKIRESANNQVATLRKSLETAHMDIKDKEKSFQDLKQSLDVHRKELNDCRAEITSLKMHIEGTQSSKEMSVRDSDGLTSQFIANSMGEAAALINEHQNLKGTESGTTKLASAASLTGDTREDNKNTESSIEGSPGSEAPVSWSTAEHRGYDTSGEDESGTNTSLEDISVNGNLHGDGNSQGNSGSISVYVSEDKVHTEKVESPSKKKTSDKMALETIKIVSDALPKIVPYVLINHREELLPLIICAIERHPDSDVRDSLTHTLFNLIKRPDGQQRRIIMDACVELAKSVGEMRTETELLPQCWEQINHQYEERRLLVAQSCGELAVYVRPEIRDSLILSIVQQLVEDSATVVREAATHNLALLLPLFPNMDKYYKVEELLFQLVCDTSRVVVDVALRELVPAVVRWGGKLDQILRVLLSHILASVQRCPPISGVEGTIESHLRVLGEQERWNIEVLLRMLAELLPFVHQKAIQTCPSTDAPTSSTAENFVSESSIKLYATGDTEWSAFEWMHTECLPDLIKLACLLPAKEDSLRTAITKYLLAVSGHYGKDYLEHIMLPVFLVAAGDVDSGDFTYFPLSIQSKVRGLRPKTSIAEKLAIICVLPLLLSGILGSPSSRQQLEEYLRKLLIQNTKDGSFSMCHTTEIIDAVRFLCIFEQHHGVIFNILWEMVVSPDTDLKINAAALLKALVPYVGVKVASTHILPALITLGSDQNLAVKYASIDALGTVAQHFKNDMVVDKIHIQMDAFLEDGSHEATVSVIRALAVAVPHSTDKLREYLLTKIIKLTSASPSGNDIERRRERANVFCEALRALDATDLPATSVRDLLLPSIQNLLKDLDALDPAHKEALEVIARERSGGALESIGKAMGAHLGIASSVSSFFGESGLLGKKEGAEQLDPAPPQPSLQTQQENTRFGRMMRGGFGDMLRGKAKGSEEPS, translated from the exons ATGGATGTGGCgggggccgccggcgccgcggaggAACGGTGGGCGTCGCTGTGCAACTGCGTGGTCAACTTCCTGTTGGAGGAGAGGTACCACCTCACGGCACTCGAGCTGCTGCAGGAGCTGCAGGAGGACGGCCGCCACGCCCAGACGCTACGCCTCCGCTCCTTCTTTTCCGACCCTGCGCTCTTCCCTCCCGACCAGGtcgcccgcgcctcctcaGCACCGGCAG GTGCCGATCCACAGAATTTGCTAGAAGAGAAAATAGCAGCTGAAGAAAAGTTGGCACTCACTGATTATGATCTCCGACTAGCCAAAGAAGATCTTTCCTGCTTGAAGACTGAGTTACAAAAACGACAAGAATCATCTCCTGATAATACAAATG GATCTCCTTCAGATGCTTTTACACATGAAGAGTTTAACCAACAGGACAAACGGGAAGTCAAAGTTTCAGCATTAGGCCCTCTGAAAGATAACGAGCGGAAAGATCTGAACTGTGCTGTCAAAGAATACCTGCTTTTGGCTGGGTATCGACTTGCAGCCATGACTCTCATTGAGGAG GTTCCTGATCAGGACCTTGATGTTTGGACCAACAGTTCAGCTTGTGTGCCTGATGCCCTTCGTCGGTATTACTACCAGTATCTTTCCTCTACAACTGAGGCTGCTGAG GAAAAAATATCCATTCTTCGCGAAAATGAGGCACTAAGGAAGGACAGTAAAAGGCTCTGTGCTGAAAAAGACTCCTTGATGAAGATCAGGGAATCTGCTAATAATCAGGTTGCCACTTTAAGGAAGTCTTTGGAAACTGCACACATGGACATAAAAGACAAAGAGAAATCG TTTCAAGACCTGAAGCAATCACTGGATGTCCATAGGAAGGAGCTGAATGACTGCAGAGCTGAAATTACATCCCTTAAGATGCACATTGAAGGGACTCAATCAAGTAAAGAAATGTCAGTTCGAGATTCTGATGGTTTGACTTCCCAGTTCATTGCTAATTCTATGGGAGAAGCTGCAGCATTGATCAATGAACATCAAAACCTCAAAGGAACTGAATCCGGAACTACTAAGCTAGCATCAGCAGCGAGTCTAACTGGGGACACACGGGAAGATAATAAAAATACTGAAAGTAGTATTGAAGGTTCCCCAGGTTCAGAAGccccagtttcttggtcaactGCCGAACATAGGGGTTATGATACTTCAGGAGAAGATGAATCTGGTACAAATACTTCACTGGAAGATATATCTGTTAATGGCAATCTACATGGAGATGGTAATAGCCAGGGGAATTCAGGTAGCATATCTGTTTATGTATCTGAAGATAAAGTTCATACTGAGAAAGTAGAGAGTCCAAGTAAGAAAAAAACGTCAGATAAGATG GCCTTGGAGACTATTAAGATAGTTTCAGATGCTCTTCCGAAGATTGTTCCTTATGTGCTCATAAACCATCGTGAG GAGCTTCTTCCATTGATCATTTGTGCTATAGAAAGACATCCAGATAGCGACGTGCGGGATTCATTGACTCACACATTGTTCAATCTGATAAAGCGGCCTGACGGACAACAGAGACGCATCATAATGGAT GCTTGTGTGGAGCTAGCCAAGAGTGTTGGTGAGATGAGGACAGAGACTGAATTATTACCACAATGTTGGGAACAG ATAAATCATCAATATGAGGAGCGTAGATTGCTTGTTGCTCAGTCTTGTGGAGAGCTGGCAGTATATGTTCGTCCTGAGATACGTGATTCCCTTATCTTATCTATTGTGCAACAACTTGTCGAAGATAGCGCAACTGTAGTGAGGGAGGCTGCAACACATAACCTGGCGTTACTGCTTCCTCTGTTTCCAAACATGGATAAATATTATAAG GTTGAGGAGCTATTGTTTCAGTTGGTCTGTGACACTTCTAGGGTAGTTGTGGATGTGGCACTCAGGGAACTTGTTCCTGCAGTAGTAAGATGGGGAGGTAAATTGGATCAGATATTGAGAGTGTTACTATCACATATCCTGGCATCTGTTCAG CGTTGTCCGCCCATTTCGGGGGTTGAGGGTACAATAGAATCACACCTCCGTGTTTTAGGAGAACAAGAGCGATGGAACATTGAGGTCCTCCTTCGGATGCTGGCTGAGTTGTTACCATTTGTTCACCAGAAAGCTATACAGACGTGTCCTTCAACAGATGCCCCTACAAGCTCCACGGCAGAAAACTTTGTGTCTGAATCCAGCATAAAGCTGTATGCAAC AGGTGACACGGAATGGTCAGCATTTGAGTGGATGCACACTGAGTGCCTGCCGGATTTGATCAAGCTCGCCTGCTTGTTGCCTGCGAAAGAGGATAGCTTAAGAACAGCGATCACGAAG TACCTGTTGGCTGTATCTGGGCACTATGGAAAAGATTATTTGGAGCACATTATGTTACCTGTATTTCTTGTAGCAGCTGGTGATGTCGATAGTGGTGACTTTACCTATTTTCCTCTGTCAATCCAATCCAAAGTCCGTG GTTTGCGTCCAAAAACTTCTATTGCTGAAAAGCTTGCAATCATCTGTGTCCTTCCATTGCTATTGTCTGGTATTTTGGGTTCTCCTTCAAGTCGTCAACAGTTAGAAGAATATTTGAGGAAATTACTTATCCAAAACACGAAGGATGGTTCATTTTCTATGTGTCACACAACTGAGATCATTGATGCGGTCCGGTTTCTTTG CATATTTGAGCAGCACCATGGAGTTATCTTCAACATTTTGTGGGAGATGGTTGTGAGCCCTGATACCGATCTTAAAATCAATGCCGCAGCTTTACTGAAAGCACTT GTACCCTATGTTGGCGTCAAAGTTGCATCAACTCATATTTTGCCAGCACTTATTACTCTTGGATCCGATCAGAACTTGGCTGTAAAATATGCTAGTATAGATGCATTAGGAACTGTCGCTCAGCATTTTAAAAATGACATG GTTGTTGACAAGATACATATTCAAATGGATGCTTTTCTAGAAGATGGATCACACGAAGCTACTGTTTCTGTCATCCGTGCACTTGCAGTAGCTGTGCCGCATTCAACAGATAAACTACGTGAAT ATCTTTTAACGAAGATAATTAAGCTGACAAGTGCCTCACCTTCTGGAAACGATATTGAACGGCGTAGGGAAAGAGCAAATGTGTTCTGCGAAGCACTCCGTGCTCTCGATGCTACAG ATCTTCCTGCTACAAGTGTGCGCGATCTGCTTTTGCCGTCAATACAGAACTTGTTAAAGGATCTGGATGCTCTAGACCCTGCACACAAGGAGGCATTAGAAGTTATAGCTCGGGAAAGGTCGGGAGGTGCACTTGAGAGCATCGGCAAGGCGATGGGGGCACATCTTGGGATTGCATCATCTGTCAGCAGTTTCTTTGGCGAGAGCGGCCTCCTTGGGAAGAAAGAGGGTGCAGAGCAGCTTGACCCTGCTCCTCCCCAACCCAGCTTACAAACTCAGCAGGAGAACACGAGGTTTGGTCGCATGATGAGGGGTGGTTTTGGAGACATGTTACGAGGCAAAGCAAAAGGCAGCGAGGAACCCAGTTGA